One part of the Alphaproteobacteria bacterium genome encodes these proteins:
- a CDS encoding SDR family oxidoreductase: protein MRFEGKVALVTGGSSGIGAETCVRFAEEGAHVAVVASSSLERAQATVDRCGGNAKPFACDVGEVAQVDKLVGDVIAEFGRIDIFVNAAGVFFPTRVGETDEAMFDQMIDANLKGCFFMCDRVGQHMIERGEGGKIVNLGSSAGTAGRGNYIVYSAVKAGVINMTRSLAVALAPHGINVNCLAPGNTATPMNENVRSEPEYAEIYATIQEKTPSQRAFAEPREMAGTILFLCSDDAQAAHGAMLLMDEGVSAGY, encoded by the coding sequence ATGCGTTTTGAAGGCAAAGTGGCTCTGGTCACGGGTGGTTCGTCGGGGATCGGCGCCGAAACCTGCGTGCGTTTCGCTGAAGAGGGCGCGCATGTTGCCGTGGTGGCGAGTTCGTCGCTCGAACGGGCACAGGCGACGGTCGACCGCTGCGGCGGCAATGCCAAGCCGTTTGCGTGTGACGTCGGCGAGGTTGCGCAGGTCGACAAGCTCGTTGGTGATGTCATCGCGGAGTTCGGCCGGATCGACATTTTCGTCAACGCAGCGGGTGTGTTCTTTCCGACCCGGGTCGGAGAGACCGATGAGGCCATGTTCGACCAGATGATCGATGCCAACCTCAAGGGCTGCTTCTTCATGTGTGACCGGGTCGGACAGCACATGATAGAGCGCGGCGAAGGTGGCAAGATCGTCAATCTGGGCTCCTCGGCCGGGACAGCCGGGCGCGGCAACTACATCGTCTATTCCGCGGTCAAGGCGGGCGTCATCAATATGACCCGCTCGCTTGCCGTCGCACTCGCGCCTCACGGAATCAACGTGAATTGCCTGGCACCGGGAAATACCGCGACGCCGATGAACGAAAATGTACGCTCGGAACCCGAATACGCGGAAATCTACGCGACCATCCAGGAAAAAACCCCCAGCCAGCGCGCGTTCGCCGAGCCGCGTGAGATGGCGGGTACGATCCTGTTTCTGTGCTCCGACGATGCTCAGGCTGCGCATGGTGCGATGCTGCTCATGGATGAAGGCGTGTCGGCCGGATATTGA
- a CDS encoding SDR family oxidoreductase, with protein MELRNKVALISGGSSGIGEAIARKFASEGATCAVIASSNIRKANKVAKDLKRKSKGYVCDVTKPKEAEATVAKVLKDHGKIDILVNAAGVFYPTPAGDTKPVDMNRMVDINLKGQWNMINAVSPHMVSRKRGNIINMASVAGLVALPSYGLYCATKAGIIMLTKCMAVELSRSGIHVNSISPGNTASPMNEDIRTDPELKPVLDFMEMLTPSGRTYSSTEEMANAALFLASPKTGNPIYGANFTLDEGFAAGLFIAN; from the coding sequence ATGGAACTGAGAAACAAGGTGGCACTGATTAGCGGCGGTTCGTCAGGTATCGGCGAGGCGATTGCACGGAAGTTTGCATCGGAAGGCGCGACCTGCGCCGTGATCGCCAGCTCGAATATCCGCAAGGCCAACAAGGTCGCCAAGGATCTCAAGCGCAAGTCGAAGGGCTATGTCTGTGACGTGACCAAGCCCAAGGAGGCCGAAGCCACGGTCGCGAAGGTCCTGAAAGATCACGGCAAGATCGACATCCTGGTGAACGCGGCGGGTGTCTTCTACCCCACACCGGCCGGCGATACGAAGCCCGTCGACATGAATCGCATGGTCGACATCAACCTCAAGGGCCAGTGGAACATGATCAACGCGGTGTCGCCGCACATGGTGTCGCGCAAGCGCGGCAACATCATCAACATGGCGTCGGTCGCGGGCCTGGTGGCGCTACCGTCCTACGGCCTGTACTGCGCGACAAAGGCCGGGATCATCATGCTGACCAAGTGCATGGCCGTCGAGCTGTCACGCTCGGGCATCCATGTGAACTCGATCTCGCCCGGCAACACCGCGAGCCCCATGAACGAGGACATCCGTACCGACCCGGAACTCAAGCCGGTGCTCGACTTCATGGAGATGCTGACCCCGTCGGGCCGGACATATTCCTCGACCGAAGAGATGGCCAACGCGGCGCTCTTCCTCGCGTCGCCCAAGACCGGGAACCCGATCTACGGTGCGAACTTCACCCTGGATGAAGGGTTTGCGGCGGGCCTGTTTATCGCGAACTGA
- a CDS encoding sulfite exporter TauE/SafE family protein — protein MPLLDLTPFQLVFAFVALFLAGVVKGTVGLGMKVVALGLLATIVELPIAIAIIIVPAVTTNIWQMFGGPPLRETLRRTWSLFVMFCVGIWFGTEILAASNPAHLAAALGVLLVVYAAYALFTPRIPSPGRHEPWMSPVIGGLTGIFGGMTGSDVIPGVPYMQALGLSRDMLIQAMGILFLLGSSMIALAFTYRGLLTAEIGVASALGSLPTLAGYYFGAKIRSRIPEAQFRKLLLAALFLLGIYIVATNLG, from the coding sequence ATGCCCCTGCTCGACCTGACGCCTTTCCAACTCGTCTTTGCCTTCGTCGCCCTGTTCCTGGCCGGCGTGGTGAAGGGCACGGTCGGCCTGGGCATGAAGGTCGTGGCACTCGGCTTGCTGGCGACCATCGTCGAACTGCCCATCGCGATCGCGATCATCATCGTTCCGGCCGTGACCACCAACATCTGGCAGATGTTCGGCGGTCCGCCCTTGCGCGAGACCCTGCGGCGGACCTGGAGCCTTTTCGTGATGTTCTGCGTCGGCATCTGGTTCGGCACCGAGATTCTCGCGGCTTCGAACCCGGCGCATCTGGCGGCCGCATTGGGTGTCCTGCTTGTGGTCTATGCCGCCTACGCCCTGTTCACCCCGCGCATACCGTCCCCCGGGCGCCACGAGCCATGGATGTCGCCGGTCATCGGGGGCCTGACGGGAATTTTCGGCGGCATGACCGGGTCTGACGTCATTCCTGGCGTGCCCTACATGCAGGCCCTCGGCCTGAGCCGGGACATGCTGATCCAGGCGATGGGCATCCTGTTTCTGCTCGGTTCCTCGATGATTGCGCTCGCCTTTACCTATCGCGGGCTCCTGACGGCCGAAATCGGTGTCGCCTCGGCGCTCGGGTCGCTGCCGACACTCGCCGGATACTATTTCGGCGCAAAGATACGCAGCCGAATTCCGGAAGCGCAGTTTCGCAAGCTCCTGCTGGCTGCGCTTTTCCTGCTCGGAATCTACATCGTGGCGACCAACCTCGGCTAA
- a CDS encoding LysR family transcriptional regulator has product MDFRQLEQFVAVYEEGSFSRAARRANCTQPGLSVQIRNLENELGVSLFTRNRRGVEPTVAGKRLYARGLSILNSVADTEMAVRELAGNVTGAITAGTVPSVSRSALPAALSRFVEAYPDVELTLDEAYGGTLTERVVSGELDFAVVTSAVKHEGIEATLLAEHELTLVSGPGSGLQPFERIRLRDLPPLRLVLPTERHAIRRMIDSQIARAELQVEAMIESDGLNTTIEYVRHSGWSTLTSVASVIDATDTGTLVINPIVRPKVPVEYYLVRQTRRPLTSAAERFVALLGEELAAIMGRWKELSGTK; this is encoded by the coding sequence ATGGATTTCCGCCAGCTGGAACAGTTCGTCGCCGTGTATGAGGAAGGCAGCTTCTCGCGTGCCGCGCGCCGAGCAAACTGCACCCAACCGGGACTTTCCGTGCAGATCCGGAACCTCGAGAACGAACTCGGCGTGTCATTGTTTACCCGCAACCGACGCGGCGTGGAGCCCACCGTTGCGGGCAAACGCCTGTATGCCCGCGGGCTTTCGATTCTCAATTCCGTCGCCGACACCGAGATGGCGGTGCGGGAGCTGGCGGGCAACGTGACGGGTGCGATTACGGCGGGAACCGTTCCCTCGGTCTCGCGCAGCGCGCTCCCGGCGGCGCTGTCACGGTTTGTCGAGGCCTATCCCGATGTGGAACTGACCCTCGACGAGGCCTATGGCGGCACCCTGACCGAGCGGGTTGTTTCCGGCGAGCTGGATTTCGCCGTGGTGACGAGCGCCGTAAAACATGAAGGCATAGAGGCGACGTTGCTCGCGGAGCACGAACTGACGCTGGTCTCGGGCCCCGGTTCGGGTTTGCAGCCTTTCGAGCGCATCCGGTTACGGGATTTACCGCCCCTGCGCCTGGTCCTGCCGACCGAACGTCACGCGATCCGACGCATGATCGACAGCCAGATCGCCCGTGCGGAATTGCAGGTCGAGGCGATGATCGAGTCCGACGGCCTCAACACCACGATCGAATATGTCCGCCATTCCGGATGGTCGACACTCACCTCCGTGGCCTCTGTCATCGACGCGACGGATACCGGCACCCTGGTCATCAATCCGATCGTGCGTCCCAAGGTCCCCGTGGAGTATTATCTGGTCCGCCAGACCCGGCGTCCGTTGACCAGTGCGGCGGAACGTTTTGTCGCCCTGTTAGGTGAGGAACTCGCCGCAATTATGGGTCGCTGGAAAGAATTGTCAGGAACTAAATAG
- a CDS encoding SDR family oxidoreductase codes for MSNGIDGKRVLVTAGGSGIGRAIVDRFVAGGAQVHTCDVQQQFLDEVIASDPRVTGTLADVGVPQDVEKLVEAAVVAMGGVDVLVNNAGIGGPKAALEDISYEDWDRTIGVNLNGMFYCIKNVAPHMKAQNSGCIVNISTASAKVALPQRSPYVASKVGVLGLTHTVAREYGPFGIRCNSILPGLIDNARGRGIVASQAEERGISVEAREAEFLEFISLKCWIDPTEVGDLAVFLASDAGRHITGQEIGMDGNVEWEI; via the coding sequence ATGTCGAATGGAATCGACGGCAAGCGGGTGTTGGTAACGGCCGGGGGTTCGGGCATCGGCCGCGCGATCGTCGACCGTTTCGTTGCCGGCGGCGCGCAGGTCCACACCTGTGACGTGCAACAGCAATTCCTCGACGAGGTGATTGCGAGCGATCCACGCGTTACCGGCACACTCGCCGATGTCGGCGTACCCCAGGACGTCGAAAAACTGGTCGAAGCGGCTGTCGTGGCGATGGGCGGAGTCGACGTACTGGTCAACAACGCCGGGATCGGCGGCCCCAAGGCGGCGCTCGAAGATATCTCCTACGAAGACTGGGACCGCACGATCGGGGTCAATCTCAACGGCATGTTCTACTGCATCAAGAACGTCGCCCCCCACATGAAGGCCCAGAATTCGGGCTGCATCGTCAACATCTCGACCGCTTCGGCCAAGGTGGCGCTGCCCCAGCGTTCCCCCTATGTGGCATCCAAGGTGGGTGTGCTGGGCCTGACCCACACCGTCGCGCGTGAATACGGCCCGTTCGGCATCCGCTGCAACTCGATTTTGCCCGGCCTGATCGACAATGCGCGTGGCCGCGGGATCGTCGCCAGCCAGGCCGAAGAGCGCGGCATCTCGGTCGAGGCGCGCGAGGCGGAGTTCCTCGAGTTCATTTCACTTAAATGCTGGATCGACCCGACGGAAGTGGGCGATCTCGCGGTTTTCCTCGCATCCGACGCCGGCCGCCACATCACCGGCCAGGAGATCGGCATGGACGGCAACGTCGAGTGGGAAATCTAG
- a CDS encoding GFA family protein, which yields MSKKIEGGCLCGAVRYESDAEPLFAVNCHCRHCQMTSGSTHIPGIGLPAAAFLLTGELTRFTITNDRGGTSMRAFCPTCGTPIMGQIEGEELVFLHVITLDDPSVFSPQADIFESSAQPWDRFDDAVPRFSKMPPMGE from the coding sequence ATGTCAAAGAAGATTGAAGGCGGCTGCCTGTGTGGTGCCGTTCGTTACGAAAGCGACGCCGAACCGCTATTCGCGGTGAATTGTCATTGCCGTCACTGCCAGATGACAAGTGGCAGTACACATATCCCCGGGATTGGGCTGCCCGCAGCCGCCTTTTTACTCACCGGTGAGCTGACCCGTTTCACAATCACGAATGATCGTGGCGGCACGTCGATGCGCGCCTTCTGCCCCACTTGCGGCACCCCGATCATGGGCCAGATCGAGGGCGAAGAACTCGTCTTTCTGCACGTGATCACGCTCGACGACCCGAGCGTGTTCAGCCCGCAGGCGGATATCTTCGAATCCAGCGCCCAGCCCTGGGACCGGTTCGACGATGCCGTTCCGCGGTTCTCCAAAATGCCGCCGATGGGCGAATAG
- a CDS encoding DUF899 family protein: MTHLHDDRFPNETSEYRSARDALLTAEMELRAKVEEVAALRRTLPLGGALKEDYLLTEGPADLSAADTESQTRFSELFAPGKDTLIVYSFMYPEGGNPCPACTSLIDGLDGQAAHITARVNFVVFAKTPAPIFRAWARERGWRNVRLLSTNGTSYNTDYVTERDGESQIPIINVFRRTADGIFHSWGSELFYAPPAEGQHPRHADMIWPVWNLLDMTPEGRDGWFPQNSYD; encoded by the coding sequence ATGACACACCTGCACGACGACAGGTTTCCCAACGAAACCAGCGAATATCGTTCTGCGCGAGATGCGTTGCTGACAGCCGAAATGGAACTCCGCGCCAAAGTGGAGGAAGTCGCCGCGCTGCGACGCACACTTCCCCTCGGCGGCGCCCTGAAAGAAGACTATCTGCTGACCGAAGGACCCGCAGACCTGTCTGCCGCTGACACCGAGAGCCAGACGCGCTTCTCGGAACTCTTCGCACCGGGCAAGGACACGCTGATTGTCTACTCGTTCATGTATCCGGAAGGCGGCAATCCCTGCCCCGCCTGCACGTCGCTGATCGACGGTCTCGACGGCCAGGCCGCACATATCACCGCGCGGGTGAATTTCGTCGTCTTCGCCAAGACGCCCGCGCCCATTTTCAGGGCCTGGGCGCGCGAACGCGGCTGGCGCAACGTCCGCCTCCTGTCGACAAACGGCACCAGCTACAACACGGATTATGTGACCGAGCGCGACGGCGAGAGCCAGATACCGATCATCAACGTGTTCCGGCGCACCGCAGACGGCATCTTCCACAGCTGGGGCTCGGAGCTGTTCTACGCCCCGCCCGCCGAGGGCCAGCACCCTCGTCACGCCGATATGATTTGGCCGGTCTGGAACCTGCTCGATATGACTCCCGAGGGGCGCGACGGCTGGTTCCCCCAGAACAGCTACGACTGA
- a CDS encoding hydantoinase B/oxoprolinase family protein yields MPEAEEDAVTGAFDGVQLALLSNRLDGIVKKMANTLLRTGRSGVLNMARDFSCCIVTANHELLTATESLPIHVLSGPDIMARWMCEVHPDLRRGDAFLHNSPYHGCSHPADHTILVPVLDGAGGHRFTLVAKAHQADIGNSIPTTYHARARDVYEEGALIFPAVKIQRDYQNIDDIVRMCQMRIRVPGQWWGDYLAMVGAARIGERELIALGEDIGWDRLDAFAEQFFDYSEARMVTALRELPAGTASHSSTHDPIPGTPEEGVRINVTVAVDPEEARVRVDLRDNPDAMPCGLNLSEGCSRTAAMVGVFNSIDHTVPKNAGAFRRIDVDLREDCIVGIPRHPTSCSAATTNVADRVSNSVQASMAKISEDIGLAECGASSPPAAAVVSGVNPETGKPYINQVFLGRTNGAASAHTDAWWTIGHVGNAGMCFLDSVELDELRLPIYVHSRGFVPDTEGAGRNCGAPQGFAVYGPRVGSMSLVYNSDGTINGPKGVRGGLGAATAAQHKLTVNGQEEEVPRVGQVSLDAGELIVSRSCGGGGFGPPGERDPERVLYQLAEGFISRDRARDVYGVVVSEDGVLLAKETDDLRAEATS; encoded by the coding sequence ATGCCTGAAGCCGAAGAAGATGCGGTAACGGGCGCATTCGACGGCGTTCAGCTCGCCCTCCTGTCGAATCGGCTCGATGGCATCGTCAAGAAGATGGCCAACACGTTGCTGCGCACCGGCCGTTCCGGTGTGCTCAACATGGCGAGGGATTTCTCTTGCTGCATCGTGACGGCGAACCATGAGTTGCTCACGGCGACCGAAAGCCTGCCGATACATGTGCTGTCCGGCCCGGACATCATGGCGCGCTGGATGTGCGAGGTGCACCCCGATCTCAGGCGTGGTGACGCCTTCCTGCACAACTCGCCCTATCATGGCTGTTCGCATCCGGCGGATCACACGATCCTGGTGCCGGTCCTCGACGGCGCCGGGGGGCATCGGTTTACGCTCGTGGCGAAGGCCCATCAGGCAGATATCGGCAATTCGATTCCGACCACCTATCACGCCCGCGCCCGCGATGTTTACGAGGAGGGCGCGCTGATTTTCCCCGCGGTCAAGATTCAGCGTGACTATCAGAATATCGATGACATCGTGCGCATGTGCCAGATGCGCATTCGCGTACCCGGGCAATGGTGGGGTGACTACCTCGCCATGGTCGGTGCGGCACGCATCGGTGAGCGTGAACTGATCGCGCTGGGTGAGGATATCGGGTGGGACAGGCTCGATGCCTTTGCCGAGCAGTTCTTCGACTATTCCGAGGCGCGTATGGTGACGGCACTACGCGAGCTTCCGGCCGGCACCGCATCCCATTCCAGCACCCATGACCCGATACCGGGTACGCCAGAGGAAGGGGTCAGGATCAACGTAACCGTCGCCGTCGATCCCGAGGAGGCCCGCGTGCGGGTCGACCTGCGCGACAATCCCGACGCGATGCCGTGTGGGCTCAACCTGTCCGAGGGTTGCTCGCGGACGGCCGCGATGGTCGGCGTGTTCAATTCGATCGATCATACGGTACCGAAGAATGCCGGCGCGTTCCGGCGCATCGATGTGGATCTGCGCGAGGATTGCATCGTCGGTATCCCCAGACATCCCACAAGCTGTTCGGCGGCGACCACGAACGTTGCCGACCGAGTATCAAATTCGGTCCAGGCATCGATGGCCAAGATTTCGGAAGATATCGGACTTGCCGAATGTGGTGCCTCGAGCCCGCCGGCCGCAGCCGTGGTATCGGGGGTAAACCCCGAAACCGGCAAGCCATATATCAATCAGGTGTTCCTGGGGCGCACGAACGGGGCGGCGAGCGCGCATACGGACGCCTGGTGGACCATTGGCCATGTCGGCAATGCCGGCATGTGCTTCCTCGATTCCGTCGAGCTCGACGAGTTGCGGCTGCCGATTTACGTCCATTCCCGGGGTTTCGTCCCCGATACCGAAGGTGCGGGGCGAAATTGCGGTGCGCCTCAGGGGTTTGCGGTCTATGGCCCGCGGGTCGGGAGCATGTCCCTGGTTTATAATTCCGACGGCACGATCAATGGTCCGAAGGGTGTGCGTGGCGGTCTTGGGGCGGCCACGGCGGCCCAGCACAAGCTGACAGTCAACGGACAGGAAGAGGAGGTGCCGCGCGTTGGCCAGGTTTCCCTAGATGCCGGAGAGCTGATTGTGTCGCGATCTTGCGGCGGGGGCGGGTTCGGACCGCCCGGCGAGCGCGATCCGGAACGTGTGCTTTATCAGCTGGCAGAAGGCTTCATCAGCCGCGATCGCGCGCGCGATGTGTATGGCGTTGTGGTGAGTGAGGACGGCGTCTTGTTGGCCAAGGAAACGGACGATCTGAGGGCGGAGGCAACATCATGA
- a CDS encoding GFA family protein, giving the protein MTHKIEGGCQCGAVRYTTDAEPMVMFNCHCTHCQQASGAPFTTAVAVNRGDVTVSGEVIEHTQTSDRGTPVHRFSCAKCGAYVYGISDGFGALAVNAVTLDDASWVEPQMEVYASSAQPWTHMNPELPKFDKLPPMEES; this is encoded by the coding sequence ATGACCCACAAGATCGAAGGCGGCTGCCAGTGCGGCGCGGTCCGTTACACGACGGACGCCGAACCCATGGTGATGTTCAACTGCCACTGCACCCATTGCCAGCAGGCGAGCGGCGCGCCCTTCACCACCGCCGTCGCGGTCAACCGGGGGGATGTCACGGTGTCGGGCGAGGTCATCGAGCATACCCAGACGTCGGATCGCGGGACGCCTGTCCACCGTTTCTCCTGCGCCAAATGCGGTGCGTATGTCTATGGCATCAGCGACGGTTTCGGCGCGCTCGCCGTCAACGCCGTGACTCTGGACGATGCCAGCTGGGTCGAACCGCAGATGGAAGTCTATGCCTCCAGCGCACAACCGTGGACGCATATGAACCCCGAACTACCGAAATTCGATAAACTGCCGCCGATGGAAGAGAGCTGA
- a CDS encoding serine hydrolase domain-containing protein: MSDIPVAGHCDPKFAAVEDAFRQNMDAGDLVCGEEIGAGVSVVVDGEVVVDLWGGYRDAARTRPWEADTITCMMSVTKACAAITLLSLIERGAVSMDDKVSDHWPEFSGDGKEDMTVRTLVSHQSGVIYADAAPAGSLWDGTSVERALEAATPEWKPGTGGAYHSFTYGPLMNGLIRHVDGRDVGTVWREDIAGPFGIDFQIGLNDAEAARRAEYVETPGTPSRDGIKGVTESPLLRAWRPMPRDEDFNSDDWVHNQFASANGHGNARAIARLYGGMANGGRIDGRQLLSEELIADAIREHWDDLDRMTNRPFRFSCGFMLSCPPFPFGGYRDNFGHTGIGGAVGFGDPNRHLGFSYCCNRMAPIADLGPFAPPMIDAMYAAL; encoded by the coding sequence ATGAGCGATATACCTGTTGCGGGTCACTGCGATCCGAAATTTGCGGCCGTCGAGGACGCATTCCGGCAGAATATGGATGCGGGTGATCTGGTCTGTGGTGAGGAAATCGGTGCCGGCGTCTCGGTCGTTGTTGATGGCGAAGTGGTGGTCGATCTGTGGGGTGGATATCGCGATGCCGCGCGGACCCGGCCTTGGGAGGCGGACACCATCACCTGCATGATGTCGGTGACCAAGGCCTGTGCGGCGATCACGCTGCTAAGCCTGATTGAACGCGGTGCCGTCAGCATGGACGACAAGGTCAGTGATCACTGGCCCGAATTCTCCGGCGACGGCAAGGAAGACATGACGGTCCGCACGCTGGTCTCCCACCAGTCCGGCGTGATCTATGCCGATGCGGCCCCCGCGGGTTCGCTCTGGGACGGCACCTCGGTCGAGCGCGCGCTCGAGGCGGCGACACCGGAGTGGAAGCCGGGGACGGGTGGCGCCTATCATTCATTTACCTATGGCCCGCTGATGAACGGGCTGATCCGTCATGTCGACGGCCGCGATGTCGGTACGGTCTGGCGCGAGGACATCGCCGGCCCGTTCGGCATCGATTTCCAGATCGGCCTCAACGACGCGGAGGCCGCCCGACGCGCCGAATACGTGGAGACCCCGGGCACGCCGTCACGCGACGGCATCAAGGGTGTGACGGAGTCTCCACTCCTGCGGGCCTGGCGGCCGATGCCGCGAGACGAGGATTTCAATTCCGACGACTGGGTGCACAACCAGTTTGCGTCGGCGAACGGTCATGGCAACGCCCGCGCCATCGCGCGTCTGTATGGCGGGATGGCCAATGGCGGTCGGATCGACGGCCGGCAGCTCCTGTCGGAAGAGTTGATCGCCGACGCGATCCGCGAGCATTGGGACGATCTCGACCGGATGACCAACCGGCCGTTCCGGTTTTCTTGCGGTTTCATGCTGTCCTGCCCGCCGTTTCCGTTCGGCGGTTACCGGGACAATTTCGGACACACAGGCATCGGTGGTGCTGTCGGGTTCGGGGATCCGAATCGTCACTTGGGGTTCAGCTATTGCTGCAATCGGATGGCACCGATTGCCGATTTGGGGCCGTTCGCGCCGCCGATGATCGACGCCATGTATGCGGCGCTTTGA
- a CDS encoding hydantoinase B/oxoprolinase family protein yields the protein MAEKIDGVKLALLSNRLEGISRKMGNTLMRTGRSGVLNIARDFSCCILTANDQLAAVAESLPIHVLSGPDMMAATMKEYHPVLKRGDAFLHNSPYHGCSHPADHTILVPVIDDDGIHRYTMAAKAHQADIGNSIPTTYHGTARDVYEEGALIFPAVKVQENYEHNMDIVRMCRLRIRVPDQWWGDYLAMMGAARIGERELLALGREVGWDTLEAFNEQWFDYSEERMVGAIRQLPAGAATRTSTHDAIPGTPEEGIMITSKVTIDPDGGEVTVDLMDNPDAQPCGLNLSEACARTAAMVGVFNSIDHSVPKNAGSFRRIKVLLREDSVCGIPKHPTSCSAATTNIADRVANPTQAAIAEIAEGFGLAECGAIIPPAVGVVSGIDEERGEPFVNQVFLGLTGGAGAPEADCWQSICHVGNGGLCYQDSIELDELRQPIFVKTRTFAPDTEGAGQYCGARSAYTEFGPRVGNLDVAYVSDGGINGPKGVRGGLGGSVSGQYKITRNNEREDLPNCAVVTLVAGELISSQSCGGGGYGAPTDRDPEMVARDVVEQYVSAERARSVYGVVVDTDGTVDTAATTKLRAEMTA from the coding sequence ATGGCTGAGAAAATTGACGGCGTAAAACTCGCGCTCCTGTCCAACCGGCTCGAAGGTATCTCGCGCAAGATGGGCAACACGTTGATGCGCACAGGCCGGTCCGGCGTGCTCAATATTGCGCGCGACTTCTCCTGCTGCATCCTGACGGCCAACGACCAGCTCGCGGCCGTGGCCGAGAGCCTGCCGATTCACGTTCTGTCCGGTCCGGACATGATGGCCGCCACGATGAAGGAATATCATCCGGTGCTGAAACGCGGCGACGCGTTCCTGCACAACTCGCCCTACCACGGATGTTCCCATCCGGCGGATCATACGATCCTGGTGCCGGTGATCGACGACGATGGTATCCATCGCTACACCATGGCGGCGAAGGCCCATCAGGCCGATATCGGCAACTCGATCCCGACGACCTATCACGGCACCGCGCGCGATGTTTACGAGGAAGGCGCGTTGATCTTTCCGGCGGTGAAGGTGCAGGAAAACTACGAACACAACATGGATATTGTGCGGATGTGCCGTCTGCGGATCCGGGTGCCGGACCAGTGGTGGGGTGACTATCTGGCGATGATGGGCGCGGCGCGCATTGGTGAACGAGAACTGCTCGCATTGGGCCGGGAGGTCGGCTGGGACACGCTCGAGGCGTTCAATGAGCAATGGTTCGACTACTCGGAAGAACGCATGGTTGGGGCCATCCGCCAATTGCCGGCGGGCGCCGCCACGCGCACGTCGACCCATGACGCGATTCCCGGAACACCCGAAGAGGGGATCATGATCACCAGCAAGGTGACGATCGATCCGGACGGCGGCGAGGTGACTGTTGACCTGATGGACAACCCCGATGCCCAGCCATGCGGACTCAATTTGTCCGAGGCCTGCGCGCGGACGGCGGCAATGGTGGGCGTGTTCAATTCGATCGACCACTCGGTGCCGAAGAATGCGGGCTCGTTCCGGCGCATCAAGGTGCTGCTGCGCGAGGATTCCGTTTGTGGCATTCCGAAACACCCGACCTCCTGTTCGGCCGCGACCACCAACATCGCCGACCGGGTCGCCAATCCGACCCAGGCCGCGATAGCGGAGATCGCGGAAGGGTTCGGGCTGGCCGAGTGCGGCGCGATCATCCCGCCCGCGGTCGGCGTGGTATCTGGAATCGATGAGGAGCGGGGGGAACCCTTTGTGAACCAGGTATTCCTCGGGCTGACGGGTGGCGCGGGCGCGCCCGAGGCCGACTGCTGGCAGTCGATCTGCCATGTGGGCAATGGGGGACTTTGTTATCAGGATTCCATCGAACTCGACGAGTTGCGCCAGCCGATTTTCGTCAAGACACGGACCTTCGCGCCCGATACGGAAGGTGCGGGCCAGTACTGCGGGGCCCGTTCCGCCTATACGGAGTTCGGCCCTCGTGTCGGCAATCTCGATGTTGCCTATGTCAGCGATGGCGGGATCAATGGACCCAAAGGGGTCCGCGGGGGGCTCGGCGGGTCGGTGTCGGGTCAATACAAGATCACCCGAAATAACGAGCGTGAAGACCTTCCGAATTGTGCGGTTGTGACCCTCGTCGCCGGGGAGTTGATCAGTTCCCAGTCTTGCGGCGGTGGCGGCTACGGCGCGCCGACGGATCGCGACCCCGAGATGGTCGCACGCGATGTGGTCGAGCAATATGTATCGGCCGAGCGCGCACGCAGTGTGTATGGCGTCGTCGTGGATACCGACGGTACCGTAGATACAGCCGCGACGACGAAACTTCGCGCGGAAATGACCGCCTGA